Part of the Musa acuminata AAA Group cultivar baxijiao chromosome BXJ2-7, Cavendish_Baxijiao_AAA, whole genome shotgun sequence genome is shown below.
ACCTACGTTAAACTCCACGTGTTTTCTATGTTTATTAGCAGCTTGCTTGTACCCCTCATTTTGTTTTGCAATGGATGCTTTAACACCCTTATGTagtttctttatctgcttagccctCTCAtcggcatctccactaaattgcttagttgtagaatgagggattaaatccaaaggactagtaggattagcaccataaacaacctcaaaatgaCTCTTACTAATGCTATGATGCAtgaaacgattgtaggcaaactcattttgtggaagaatgagattTCATTGCTTAATGTTCTTACCAACATAAATTGTAACCAAGTTTCCTAAGCTTTTGTTCGTTACCTCAATTTGCTCATCGGTTTGTGGAGGATGAGctgttgaaattcaaagaagcacctagcttcctccaaagagttctctaaaaatgactaagaaattttgaatctcgatttgACACCATAGCTCTTGGAATACCCATGAAATCTGGTGATCTCCTTGaaatacaaatcagcaatatgtgatgcatcatttgatttgttatagtgaacaaagtgagacatctttgaaaatctatcaacaacaaccatgatagtatCTTTGTTTCGTTGAGTTCTTGGTAGTCCCAAAACAAAATCAAGAGTCACTTCCTCCCATAGAGCATTAGGCCCTGGCAATGGAgtatacaaaccagaattttgacttcttgtttttgtcaAATGACACACTCAGCATTGCTTTACAAGTCTCTCCACATCCCataacatcttaggccaatagaaatttgattgaacaagagctagagtcttgtccctaccgaaatgtcctcctaaAACACCACATACGCTTCAGCTAGAAtttcttgtctcaaagaacaagatggaacacgcaaggcattagctcaaaaaagaaaatcatcaaagatagaaaattattgaaaagaACCTGATTTGTAATTCTGCCAAATTAAGCTGAAattcacatcattctcatagagatctttgaatgtgtcaaatctaaccactttgactttcattgctgataataaagaatattttctgctcaatgcatcaacAACTACGTTTTGAATACCAGAtttatgcttgattgtaaagttataagattgtaggaactccacccaagctgcatgcctcttgtttagcttgggctggtgattaatgaacttcaatgcctcatgatcagaatataggacaaatgactTGGCAAGAATATACTGACttcaatgagataaagctcgataaatggcatagaactccttatcataggttgaatattttcttcttgtatcattcaACTTCTCACTAAAAAAAGCAATGAGCTTTCTGTCTTGATTCAAAACAGCTCCAATtctcacattagatgcatcacattcaacttcaaatacCTTGTCAAAATTAGGTagtactaagataggagcttcgatcacctttctttttaatagctgaaaagcatcattagcctcactagttAATTTGAATTTATCACCTTTGAAGCATtcagtgattggagcgacaatagagctgaaacccttgatgaatctgttgtaaaaagaagttaagccatggaaactcctcataatgaagcaagtgttggctAATTAAGAATAGCTTGtatcttactttgatccatcataattccattttttgaaatatcatactcaaAAAACAACATACTATGAGTAAAAAAATCACACTTCTtcatattagcataaagcttttgttgtttcaaaataaaaaatattttcttaagaggattcATTTGCTCCTCTACACTTTTGTTGTACACAAATATGTCATCAAAGTAAACCACAACAAAAGtctcaatgcatggcttaagtatgtgattcataaatctcataaaaGTACTAAGAGCATtaaatagtccaaatggcataaccaaccattcatataagtcttctctagttttaaatgttgtttttcaCTCAGCTCCAGGCCTCATTCTACACTCTTGttgtacaccaatatgtcatcaaagtaaaccacaacaaaaatctcaatgcatggcttaagtatgtgattcataaatctcataaaagtgctaggagcattaaatagcccaaatgacataaccaaccattcatataagccttctctagttttaaatgttgtttttcaCTCAACtccaggcctcattcttatttggtgatagccactcctcaaatcaattttagagaaaatagaagcaccacacaattgatcaagtaaatcatctaaccttggaatgggAAAACGATAGTtaattgtgattttgttgatggcacGACTGTCTACACATATTCTTCAAGaatcatccttcttaggcaccaacaaggttgGAACCGTACAAGGACCCATGCTCTCCTGAATCAAACTCTTTTCCACCAACTCATCCACTTGCCTttcaagttcttcatgctccttgggacttatTCTATAGGCTACCTTGTTTGGTAGgatagcccccggaataagatcaacatgatgctggatatctctcaaaggtggaaggtcatgtggaatctcttccggtacaaTATCTTGAAACTCCTCCAGGATTGATTTCATGATTACTGGTgtttccttgtgttgttcattatcctctactactactagagccaAAACATGACCACCTCTTTCTAATTCACCCTTGCATTCACCATaagacataaaagcactaacttccttctttggtgcactgatttcaaaatattgtaatggagctaaaataatcttttttcattcactttaaaagaatatgtATGTttgtaaccatcatacaacacccttctatcataatgtcaAGGTCTACCCAATAGCAAattacaagcatccataggagcaacatcacaccatacttcatttttataatacttgccaataaaaAATGGAACTAAACATATTTTAGTTACCTTtatatcatttcctttttgcaacagcATAATTAGTAAGGATGCGGATGAAGGATTGTGTCCACTTTTAGCTTctacaccatctccaaagataccgtaTTCTCAAAGTTGCCACTATCAATGATCACCAAGCATACCTTGCCATGAGTAGTGCATTTGGTGTGAAACACGTTCTTTCTCACCAAACTTTCATCCTCAGCCATATAGGACACTTATAAGCTATGTTGTaacacaatagacaaaccatgatcagtatAAGTTACCTCTTTCTCATCattatcatcaccatcatcatcatcatcatcatcatattttggtttgtcgttggcttcatcttcttctccatcactatgatcttcaatcaAAGTAATAATCCTCCCATTTGGACAATCGAAAGCAATATGcctaaaaccatgacatttgaaacattttcggccacttggggtagaagaattaagtGTTTGTTTGTTGCCAACAGAGCCTTCACCCTTATCTTGCACCTTTGATACCACCTTGCTCTGGAGAGTAGGCTTGGAATTTTCTCCTTTCGTATAGCCTTCTTTTGACCCGAActgagaactcttttcaaacttctattgcttttcaacttttaaagccaacttgctcacatcatttaaagaccaacatgGTTGGAGTTGAATCACTTTAGCAATCTAATATTTCaggcctcctaagtatcttgcaatggtcTGCTCTtttggttccacaagctctcttcTGTTTAAAATGAGATTATCAAACTCTACTATGTActcttccacactaagatctttttgtttgaaatcatggattttgagaaagatctcttgcctatagttGTCAAGTAAGTATTTCCTCTTCAActtccttttcattttctcccatgtcacAATCTTACTCTTCCCCCCACGTTCTCTTTACTTCTTCAGATTTTCCTATCAAAAATATGCATTCCGTCTGAGTTTGAGTGTCACAAGCTTTATCTTCTTTTGttatggtggttcatgaaaatcgaatatTCTTTCCATTGTATTAagtcaatcaataaagtcatcaacattaatTTTCCCTTCAAACTTCGAAATATCCAATcttgggttgtatttgttctgtcACTCATCTTGGACTCTATGTGTTGCTTGAAATCTTCCTAACTCCCTTGAGTGAGGAGGTATATCATCATTAGAAATATACTTTTGGGCATCATTTTTATGCTAGTTATTTCTACTTCGAAGTTCTTCaatgatttcattttttttcttgtagactatgTAGCAATCTTCGTAGCTGCAACCTCAAGgactcatcatcatcttcatggtcGTTACCTTCATCAATTGCATCTTTTCCATTCTGCCTTACCATGATCTCTAAcctttagctttgataccaaactgattCTGGGGTAATGCGGAAtagattttgaaagaaaactgatagtacaattgtatttgctggaataagTTTTTCGGATAGAAAAGGAACGAACTCATGATAATACTTTAATAAAAATCGAAAAATAGCTTACcacaaagtttaaaatcatagagggatatagaaagttcatcattccaatgataataaacaagaatgcagaactgaaaacaaaagactcacTACTTAAGGAAGCATTCAAGAGATACAGAATTTAAGagagaactccaagagagcttctgccaatattatTAGTTTTCTAAAACTCTTTCTAGCCCtcaaacaccaaaataagtactagtgcatgaaacaacccttcaagcATAGGGAATTacgaaattaagtattttacaaTTGGTTACTAACCCCTTAAATGCATTtcttgatcatgaagaaaagcaccttgaaacagtttTAACTTTGTCTAAGGAATATGTTCATAAGCTATCATATATGAGTGGGTTGGGTTAAAGACTATGAGACTATTGTGGGCTGTAGAGAATACTGTAGGATCAGCAAGATCCACACGActtgattgtagtaaattaggcaCTCCCTTGTCAATCTATGTGTAGTGGAGCATAAAGGACATAACACAAGTTTCAAATTTACTCGGGCACTAACATATGTGTATCATGTCAACTACTGACAAAAGCATCTGATAGAAAACTAAAGCTTATGGAGTTGGGCACCTAGTCATCTGTAACTTAAGTTTTTACAGACAGACAATAAGATGATATGATATAGGGTTTTTATCTATTGGATTTAGGGGACTTCCTTGCAAAGGTTGGCCTTAACCTTTCATAACATATATGTCACCTCCTTTTAAGCCTTCAACAAATGGTTGCAACAAATTACTTTGCATTATGTCTTTGCTTCAGTATACAGAATGTGTATAGATTAAATTGTAAGTCAGATCGTTAAGGATTAAAGTGACAGATAATGGGCTTTATCTTAGTGACATTCTTACACATCTTAATATGCAGGCTGCATACGTCATCAATGGAAACTCTAAGAATATCATGAACATGGCACAGGCAGATCAGTTTGACCTCTGGCAATCCTTGGTAAAAGGTAGTGAACAATAGAACTGATactttaaataaatttattgtttatagcatcatatgTGGCATTGAATAGTCACTTTACAACACATTTATTTGAGATGGTGGTATAGAGATGTACAAAGATTGTGACATCAATAAAGCATCTTGAGCAAGGCTGTTCTGTGTTAGTTTATTATTATGTATCCCCCTCTGTTCTTGTAAACACAACATACAAATTTGAGAAATGAGACCAATATTTTCCCATTTCTGTCTTCCTTTTCTAACTTCTATTGCAAGATTTTAACCAGGCAACATGGATGGTTATCTTCGAATCTCATCCAGACTTAAGCTTGGACCTGTTGGCGAGGATTGTTTCTTGAAGCAGGCATCATCATTGCAACCACGACAAGCTATTGATGAACCTGACCCTGTTGGATCCAGTCGACCAAGTATCTTTCCTTTCCTCAAAGGGTCTTTCATCTTTGTATTAGTAACAAATATTTAATAGTTTTGGAATGATTGTAATTTGCAAGATAACTCATGTTGGATCCCTATAAGAATTATGTTACAGTGCAAGACAATTAAAATAAATTGATAGAGGAAACTCTTGTCAATGCGAGGTCTAGTGAGGGTCAATGTACGCaaccttacctttaaatatttaaggaAGTTGTTTTCGTGACTCGAACCATAGTTTCCCAAGtcacaaaggagcaaccttaccaTAGTATCAAAGCTTGCCCTCTTGATTAAAATCAATAGATAAATGTTAATTCTGTGTATATATACTAGAATATTTTTATTGGAAATAGTAAAGGACTGAGTATTCTTGTATAATAAGTTCAAACTTCATCATTATCTTGCATTTTTTATCAAGTCCTAAATGAAACTTCACCACTTTAAAAAAGTTGGTGGAACGCTCTGTTGACTAGGCATGGTTAAACGAGAACTCACATGTGTATTTGTTTAATTGAAGAGTCTAATAGGGCCTGTGATTATTGGACCAGTTTATTTTTTGCCTATTCTTGTTCCATTTAGTATTTATTTAAATCATTTGTCATCAAGTTTGCTACTCATGTCTGGCTCATTCAGTGCCTATAATATTATTAATGTCTGGGTCTTTGGAGGTGACACCACTGATTCGTTATTCTAAATTATTCTGTGTACATCTTTGAATATTAAAGTTTAATCTATAATTTTTCCATGTCTCCTGAATCATGCTAGCCAGACGTAACTATGATCTCTGTAAATTTTTTCTCTGAAGGTGTGATGAAAATTTCAAGATGAATACAACAAATTAAAGCAAAGGCAAGCTAGGAAGTCATTTTCTGTACTAGGTTACGTTGTGATGCTAGTCAACTCAAAGTTGACCGTCATATATAATGTTCTATATGATGCTTGCTATTTCAGGATCTGCAATGTCAGAAAACCTTTGTCTTGGTACAAAGATTCTAGTATATACTTATGACTGGAGGTTACCAATGCTATAAGCTTAGCCTCCAATCTAAACTTAGTTGCGTTGATATTATCACATTTGTAagtaaaaaaattcatattttacCAAGTCTTTGTCTCTTATTAATGCATCTATTGTCAGGCAGAATTCCTGTTCGGTTGTATATTCGGAATGTTGGCGCATCTCTTGAAGATCTGGAAGATGCACCTATCATTGATAGCTGGGACAGAATTTCTTACATAAACCGAGCGGTCGAGATTCACAAGGAAGGAGGTACAGTCAGGCATTTCACATGAAACTTCTCGACTTTTTCCATCTATGATGCATGTTTGTTGTATTTGCATGAATATATTCTATTAGAGAATCGATGACCACTTTTGAGTCGACAAGTAGACATTTTTTGGTGATAACAGTATTTCCATACAGGCACTATGGGATTAACTGCAAGAAGCAAATGGCTGTCTCTTCATACTATTAAGTATTTACTAGCGTTTGAAGTTTTGTACACTATGATTTGCTCTTGTATCCATAGTCTGGCTGGATGTAGTTTCATTTCAAGCTACTAACACCGATTTATAAACAACTGAATGGAGCAGGCAATTACATGACATTGAAGCATGCCATGAGAATGTTACTGCCAGAAATCTTTGGTGATGAAGACCCAGATAACAAATATGAACTCAGAGAGGAGGGAAACCATGAAGCTGGTTCCAGTTTTGGAGATCCAGAAACCATCAGTATGACAAGAAATGATTTGGTTGAAGAAACATCCTTTGGCAGCCAGCGATCAAGTGAAGCTAATCTGATTCGCATCCAAGGGATTGAACCTGATCTGAACATTCCTTTCTCTTGGGTGGTTAATAATCTGAAGAATCCTGACTACTTTCTCCATTTATGTGTGTTCCTCAGAACGTCACCCCGCCAGGCCAAAGCAACATGACATGTACAGAGCCCACTAGTCCAGCAACAGTTATTTCTATGGGTTCATTAGTGAGGATGTTAGTTCTGGTAAATTGGTTGGTAAAACATGAATGattgatttataatttattatctCTCTTTCCAGAAGTCAACTAAGCCATAAGTATTGTACAAATGTAAAAGAGATCGATGCCTTTGTGACTCCGGCTTACAAAATTTAAAGTGTAAAGAAGGATATTGTTTGCATAAAATTGACTACATCAAGAAGATGTTCCAGGAAACGGTTCCTTGTCCAATGCGCTGTGTATAATGCATTTGTAGCGAGCTCGGGGGATAAGAGTTCCGCCAATGTCGGGTGGGGAAGGGTCAATATCATGTGGTACTTCATGCATGTGTAACGTGCTGGTAAATTAGGAAGGTGGTGCTGACTTAGCAAGTCTTCCTCTGTTGGGATATTTTTTGTGATAAATGTTGGTAGATATACACTAATTACATAAAGTGTTCACCATCTTATTTAGCTATTAGAGAGATTGCCAGTGTTGATTTTGGTTCTGAAATCTTGTGAATTGACAGATATCAAGTAGTGCCTACTTCATGTTGATGAAAATATAAATGCACATTAGTTTTCTTTCCACATTTTCAAATGGCAAAGACATTGAGCTGCAGCAAAATGCATCGGTTTTCCTTATTCCAAAGCTTACGTAACGAAGAGCTATCACACGTCAGGTAATGTTTGTCATCTTGAACATTTAGAATCGCACAAATCATACTAGAAAAAGGTATTGATTACCCAAACATTTGATATCAAGTTGCAAAGATTCATGAATCAGATTGTAATAGCGATGAAGCATCTCAAGCAAGGAGTATGGCACATTGCTGTCTAAATTGTCTCCAGTATTGCACTTGATATCTGAGGAAGGTCAAGAACATGAGTATGCAACAATCTTCCAACAAATTGCAATTGAAAGAGTAGACAAGGAGTACGGTTAAACCAATCGATTCTGAGATTTATGTTATTGACCAGTCACAGTTTGAACTACAAAGTACAGAATCGGACATCTCAACAACTATCTGCTTTGGACAACTCGACACAAAAATGACTATCTGAATGATGAGATCTGTTTGTTTTCTCAAATGTGATGAAGAgaaaggattacaaatcaaatcgcACATTCCATTTACCATTGATGTCTGCATTAAGAGTCCAATTATTTTCCCGGATCTGGAAGTATGGCACCTGCATCAGAAGGAAAGAGCATAAATGTTTAGAAAAAAAGGCTTTGAAGATATTCTAGAGTCCTATtatgtatatattcatatatcaACAATTCATGACCCTCTGTTTCATATTCCCCTTCATCCTCAAAACAGTAGCTAAATTAATGATCTCATCAATTAGACATTTGTCAATTTCATCCTGTTGGTGGATATCGTTATTCTTATAAGTCACTTAAAAATATCAAATTCTACATTATGTAAGTAGATTATCTTTTTGGGATTAAATTATGTTAacattgaaatatttcaaattgcaTTACATACAAAATTGTAATAAATTATATGTACTTGCATGGGCAAACTGAAGAAaggataatataaaattttggtgTAACATCCAGCATGTGGCTTCtgaataaaaatctactttgcaAATAAATTTCAACGGATAGTCTATATCAAAGGGAAAATTGAAGCATGCTACGATTAACTAGACTTCTTTAATGTGCACAAAGAGTAACCAATGCACATGGTTACAAGATAGCTATCACCAAGTGTTAAAATCTCGGTCCAAAGCAAAAATACTGATTGATATGGCTCCTGAATGGATGAATGTAGCAATAATTGGAATGGGTCAGTACTGCCTATACGAAGAgaaaggtggagagagagagagagagagagatggaagagGAAATGGTGTTGATGCAGTGAGGTGGAGGCGATAGAGGTATTCTGATTCCGGTGGAGAGTAACGGAGAACACACTGAATGAAAGAGAGGAAGGGAGAGAGAAGaaagacataaaaaatattaaaagagaaaaagaaaaggcaacTATCAGAAACTATAAAAAATGATGGCGATACAAGTGGTAACCTGACAAAAACTTAGGGTACATGACTCCATATACCGGTTCACAGCCGACCAGTGTGAACCTTGAACCAATCATTTGTGTACAGGTtcctgattgaaccaatagatacTGATACTGGTACATACCAACTGGTATGACCAGTTTTCTAAACCTTGGCTACATCGACAGACAGATCACAAAATTGAATGAAGTACTAGCCTCAATTGTTCTATAAACCTCAGCAAAGCAGAGAAGCTTTCCAATACAAACTGATCGTTAAGAATCTCCTTCTTCAATTACAACATGCCCAAGAAGCTAACCCCTCCTTTCTTGTGAGAAATGCCCCTTTTAGGAAATACAACTCTGACAAAGTGTTAGTACTGGAAGATGAGttaaaaagaacaagaaagacTTACAAGAGAATcaaaccaaaaaacaaaaaaaagaaaaaatctcaTCTTTCTTGATCTCAATTTTCAGTGGAAATGGCTTGTTTCCACCATGGAAATAAAGGCAAAGTGGCAAGATATCCGTTTTCTCCCAAGAACTTATATGGACATAATATACCAACATTTCAAAATGGCTAACATCCAGTTCTCATATCAAGAAGtaaaataaagcatttttaaGAAGTAAACTTAATCACATGTTTAATTTGTGAATTATTCTGATTTGCATTTTTTAAGAAAATGAAGCATAAAGCCTTCATTCATACAAGTAAAACTCTGAATAAAGAAGATAAAATGtcctaaaaaatcataaaaatacttCATAAGATTGTTTATTATGCAGATGAAATAAATCCCTTATTTTCAGAATATATTGACGTCACTAAAATCAAAACTCAGATATGCCTAGCAACTCATATTTCAAACATCAAACAAGTTAAACATGTAAGTTGCCATGAGGACATGCACTTAATGGAACGACTCATACCTGGTCACAGATATCAAATCCTATTTTAAACCTCACATCTTGATCCTTTTGGAAATTCAATACACTCCATGCCAATTCAACTGCTCCCCTTGCCTTCCTCCACAAGTAATAATGATTGTTATGTTTATTATTACAAACAGTACAAGCATGAGCAAATTAACTTCAATATTCGTCACAGTTTAATCAGAAATGGTGAGAACATacactgattttttttctttttattttgctgAATTTAAACAGGAAAGTGGCATTTTGTTGCATAGATATAACAGTTTCAGTAAAAATGGTATAGCAGGAGCACCTTTCCtcaaaacagaaaaacaaaaaacaaaagcttAACTGTTGCATGAAGTATAAACAACAACTGTTCGGTGGATCTCGAATCAACCTTATTAAAGTATTTATGGGATGGCATGGAGAGAATATAAAGATTATTGCACTAGATGATAATTAGATCAAACTTACAACAGAAAAGGGTAGAGATACTGAAAATGTCAGTATTTCCGACTTCTACTTATGTTCTCGATAGTAGGTCTCCGTTGTTACCTTTTTTCAATAAATTATCTATACTACTTATCATCCAAACACCATATTAATTTCAGAACAGCCACTGCAAGCAGGCACATCCCAATGGTGatgatgactcccaaatctggtaCAGGCAAAAGGGTAGAGAATTGGACATGTACCCTATCCAATTTATTACTGGAATTGGACCTGTGTCTAGGTCATGACCAATAGATGAGGCCAATTCAGACCTCAGGTAGACCATGTGTCTAAGACAAGTCACATAATGAGGCAAAATTATAGTTTACAGAAAATAATTAGTTAAAGCAAATAAAAGCTTGTATCAAAcacaatgaaaagaaaataatcatCCATAAACAAAATTCACTTGATCAGCTGATAACTGACGAAACTATCGAATTTCATCTAAAATTGAATAAGAGAAGTTACTTTGATTGTCCACAATAAACTACTTCAAATTGAAAGGCATTTAACTTTCAAATCTAGAATACTAGATTCAACAAAAGATATTAGGGACAAAGTTCAAAGTATAGAATTGAAATTGATATTGACTGTCAAGCGCAAGTTGGGATTATATTGGCTATAAGCTTAGATCATATTATGAAAAGGGCATTTAGGTCAAAGAATTAACTTTGAAAGGTCTCCATAAATCGATCAGACattaacttaaaattttaatgaCAACATAGCATTTAACCCAAACCCTTACTAAATATCCGAATTTGCACTTATCAGAGCTAACATAGCTTGAAACACAGAAAAAATTAACAATTAAT
Proteins encoded:
- the LOC135586756 gene encoding autophagy protein 5-like isoform X3 codes for the protein MEVFSEEAAKYVWGGAIPLQIRLHESEVTTLPPPPPALVLGSRIGYFPLLVPLIKPYFSSTLPPGEDTVWFDYNGLPLKWYVPIGVLFDLLSAEPERPWNLTVHFRGYPGDVLTPCDSEDTVKWSYINSLKEAAYVINGNSKNIMNMAQADQFDLWQSLVKGNMDGYLRISSRLKLGPVGEDCFLKQASSLQPRQAIDEPDPVGSSRPSRIPVRLYIRNVGASLEDLEDAPIIDSWDRISYINRAVEIHKEGGTMGLTARSKWLSLHTIKQLHDIEACHENVTARNLW
- the LOC135586756 gene encoding autophagy protein 5-like isoform X1, translated to MEVFSEEAAKYVWGGAIPLQIRLHESEVTTLPPPPPALVLGSRIGYFPLLVPLIKPYFSSTLPPGEDTVWFDYNGLPLKWYVPIGVLFDLLSAEPERPWNLTVHFRGYPGDVLTPCDSEDTVKWSYINSLKEAAYVINGNSKNIMNMAQADQFDLWQSLVKGNMDGYLRISSRLKLGPVGEDCFLKQASSLQPRQAIDEPDPVGSSRPSRIPVRLYIRNVGASLEDLEDAPIIDSWDRISYINRAVEIHKEGGNYMTLKHAMRMLLPEIFGDEDPDNKYELREEGNHEAGSSFGDPETISMTRNDLVEETSFGSQRSSEANLIRIQGIEPDLNIPFSWVVNNLKNPDYFLHLCVFLRTSPRQAKAT
- the LOC135586756 gene encoding autophagy protein 5-like isoform X2, which translates into the protein MEVFSEEAAKYVWGGAIPLQIRLHESEVLGSRIGYFPLLVPLIKPYFSSTLPPGEDTVWFDYNGLPLKWYVPIGVLFDLLSAEPERPWNLTVHFRGYPGDVLTPCDSEDTVKWSYINSLKEAAYVINGNSKNIMNMAQADQFDLWQSLVKGNMDGYLRISSRLKLGPVGEDCFLKQASSLQPRQAIDEPDPVGSSRPSRIPVRLYIRNVGASLEDLEDAPIIDSWDRISYINRAVEIHKEGGNYMTLKHAMRMLLPEIFGDEDPDNKYELREEGNHEAGSSFGDPETISMTRNDLVEETSFGSQRSSEANLIRIQGIEPDLNIPFSWVVNNLKNPDYFLHLCVFLRTSPRQAKAT